One window from the genome of Gimesia aquarii encodes:
- the trxA gene encoding thioredoxin translates to MSANTAWITDITEENFESGVVKQSEQTPVLIDFWAPWCGPCQQLTPILEKLVEEYQGKFRLAKINIDEQQGLASAFQVQSIPTVVAFLNGQPVDHFQGILPEETLKEWIGRLIPSPAQILFQEGQEVEEENPGLAESKYREAFHLEPDNDVLKLRIAAVLVKQSRFEECATIINELEARGFLEPEAEQIKSQLELQAAADEAGGVEEARATLAADPENATLKIALADALAIANKHEEALEICLSIIEQDKTGVGVEAKETALKIFDVLGPQSTLTSTYRKKLATLLY, encoded by the coding sequence ATGTCAGCCAATACTGCATGGATTACTGATATCACTGAAGAAAACTTTGAATCAGGTGTCGTAAAACAATCTGAACAAACACCCGTTCTAATTGATTTCTGGGCTCCCTGGTGTGGTCCTTGCCAGCAGCTAACCCCGATCTTGGAAAAACTGGTTGAGGAGTATCAGGGAAAATTTCGTCTCGCTAAAATCAATATCGATGAACAACAGGGTTTGGCGTCTGCGTTTCAAGTACAATCCATACCCACTGTAGTCGCTTTTCTAAATGGGCAACCCGTCGATCACTTCCAGGGAATTTTACCTGAAGAAACATTAAAAGAATGGATCGGTCGACTGATCCCCTCACCTGCTCAAATTCTGTTTCAGGAAGGACAGGAAGTCGAGGAGGAGAATCCTGGACTGGCAGAATCCAAATATCGTGAAGCCTTCCATTTGGAACCTGATAATGATGTGCTAAAATTACGGATCGCAGCGGTGTTAGTAAAGCAGTCTCGATTCGAAGAATGCGCGACAATCATCAATGAACTGGAAGCGAGGGGGTTTCTGGAACCAGAAGCAGAGCAGATCAAATCACAACTCGAACTTCAGGCAGCAGCAGATGAAGCAGGCGGTGTCGAGGAAGCAAGAGCGACTTTGGCTGCCGATCCGGAAAATGCGACTCTAAAAATTGCATTAGCAGATGCCCTGGCGATTGCGAATAAACATGAAGAGGCTCTCGAAATCTGTCTTTCAATCATCGAACAAGATAAAACAGGAGTTGGAGTTGAAGCCAAAGAAACAGCGCTAAAAATCTTTGACGTACTTGGCCCGCAATCGACTCTAACAAGTACTTATCGCAAAAAACTGGCGACACTGCTTTATTAA